atttttataaacctaacaaattttgtttcactatttttggacatccgCTCGAATTGATATGCTTTTTCCAAAGTTCTACTTACAACATAAAATAATAAGCTAGTTCTAATCCTTAAAAAGGAAAACGATTCCCTCCCACGCGGCCCAACTCGGCCCACGCAAGGCGCGGCTCATGCGCGCAAACGGCGCACGACGAGGGAGCCCGCGTGCGCGCCGATTAACTTGTAAAAACGCCCTCGCATTCTCCgataatactactaacactatgtGCACTATTTCAACAGACTACGACTTTGCAAGAAAACCCTCGCTCCTTCTCTACTTCGCAACGGAGAGGTCCTCGCCCTGGCCGCACACGCCGGCACAGCGGCTGATGACACTGGCGACCCCTGCCGGCAAACCGGGACCTTCCCCGCCCTATCTAagggaccgatgctcacctaggcgCAGACGCGGATCGATGGGCAATGAAAACACGGGTCGAGACGCCATAGCAAGGCCTGGCTATGCCGGCGTGGATCCTGCGGCAATGACAAGGGCGTTCCGATGAGCCGCCGCAACCACAAGGCGATACGGGGGCAGGCGAGCAATGAAGACTCACCTGAGACCTATTCGGGATGCTGGCTCGGCCGGAGACAACCCGAGCgaagctggccacgtgcgcacagCGGGGGTGACCGGCGGCCGCAATGGCACAACCGCGTCCACGGTGAGGAGATGGCACTAGGGCTGCGGCTAGCATGCGCACGACGCAAAGAGGCTCAGTGCGGAGCTAAAGGTGCAGTCAATTTTACCGGGGGCTCAGTGCGGTGGCTGACCACGACACGGGGGAGGGATGGGTCTTAACGGCATGGTGGCGGGCGCCGCTCCAAATTGGGCTCGACTGAGCCGCAATCAAAGCGGATGGGGCAACCAAAGAGGGGCGTGGTGGCGAAGCAGTGGCGCAATGAATGGTGGAACGCGACATCTCGCACCAGGCGCACAAGCACGGCACAGCGATGACAGGGGCAGGGGTGCGGGCAGAGAGGTAACGGACGGTAGTGGGGATGCAGCCGTGACTCAACGTGGCTTGGCGTGACGTTGTTAGCACGATGGGAACACCCCGTGGCCAAGCACAAGCCGACAGGCACACCCCCACGGCCGGTGCGGCCCGCGCGCCTCAACGTTATGAATGGCGAGGCGATGGTGGCTCGGCTACACGCGTGTGGAGCCCAGGCGAGCGAGAAACGCAGCGCTGAGCTGGGTCGTGGCACAGCGATCGGCGCGCAGCAGCGCAGCGTGCGGAAGCACGTGGTGCGGTGCAGGGCAGCGCGCAACAAGGTGATGCGATGGCAGCGATAGCAGAGGCAGCGACGAGCGCGCAGCAGGCGGCCACGCGCAGGGTGCACGTGCACCTACACACCGGCGCCGCGATGTCGGGGCAGCAGGCGCAGGGACACCTGGGCACGGCAGCTAGCATGGGGGCAGCAGCAGTGATGGCCAGCCATGCGTGGCAGCACGAGTGCACACGCTAGGTGTGCCAGGGCCACGACGTTGAGCTCACCCGGGCCGGTGACTTCGCTCAGATAGAGGCGGCGGCCGGAAACAATGCATGCACCGTTTTTAAAGCGCAAAAAAATCCTAAACCGTTACTCCTACCTCCAAACCACCCCTTCCACCCCCAAGTTAGCACATAGGTCTACCAAACCAAGCTAAAGCACCCCTTCACTCCCTAACCTGATTCTTCTAAATAAATTGACAAACATGGTTATGTCAAGCTGTTTCCAACGTGAAATTTTCTCTAAGTCTTGAATCAACTCTATTTcagattgcatttctaagctattagaaataccaCTTAGCCATATTGTTTTTCAATAGCAAGTATTTCATCAccctctacaaagtttgcactcccAAACTTATTTAGGCCTCTCATgcatgttctatagtgtttttgtttaataaaaattcgCGAACATCCTAACTTGATAATTTCATAAGTCGCGAACAACCTTTCGTTTTAAGTTTTTACGATTCGTTTAAATTACAATGCTTTACCTATCcatcacaccacatgcaatatcacttaagtatgatgctcatgacatgttttagcaagtgaTTCACTGTGTAACACCAAGCGTTTTACAACTGTCGTGGGCCGCCGCTACCGTTGCGGCCCCTACCGATGGCGGCTGGGTGCACGTGCCGGGGTGTCTCAAGTCGTCCCCGGCTGAGCCAAGAGCACCCATGGGCGCGACCattgctggtggtgctcgcgtgCCGCTACTCACCGCTGGTCCCACCCTGACGGCCAGAATCAACCTGCCTCGGGCTACTCACCGCTACTCACCGCACGAGTCTACGAATTGACTCAGTATCGGTCCATGCAACACAACTGGAATGAGTAGGTTTTCGGGTGCTTATTATATCAACAGATCTCAAGTTTTAATTATGCTTAGGACCGGAACCGTAGACGGCGATGTCTTGGCAACCCTGTGGCTGTGATGGTGTGCGAATTGTCGTGCATGTGCGCATGGAGTCAGTCCTTGCACGTGCTCATGGATGGCCACTAAAAACCAACACATTTATACAACACTTGCACATTAACAAATATCAATGTATTAATTACTTTGTAACACTAATTATTTTGCAGTGGCAATTTTATTACAAATTACAAATTAATTTTCCATCACACTATGATTCCGTAAAAGACCAGTCGTCGCTCTCATGTCCTCTGGTGGAGCCACGCGATAGCATCCGCGAAGCACTTCGTGTACCTCTCCATGGCAGCCGGCTGCAGAGAGACACCCACCTCTATCCCGCCGTCGCCATCCCGGCtctccgccaccgccactgcGCCCGTCCTGGCCACGGACACGATGTCCACCTTCGCCGGCCGGCCGAATCCGAAGTCCAGGTCGTAGACGCGGAACCTCGGCGATCCGGCCACGGTCAGTAAACCCATCGGGACTAGCTCCCTGAGGCGGTCCATCCACGCATCCATGCTTGACGTCCCGATGTCGCACACAGCTTCGTCGATGGAGGAGGCGACGGCGGCGCACGCGCTCAAGAGCCCGCCTGCGCCGGCCGCGGCCAGCTCGTCCTTTGGTGCCAGCGGGAACGCTGGGCCGACGCAGTTGCCCAGGTACTTGTCCGGCAGGGGAGGATTCATCCGCGAGCGGTGGTCGACGGGGAAGACCATGTAAGCCATCGGGCCCtctcctgcgccgccgccgccgctgctctcctTGGCTCGCTGGTAGCACGACCAGACGAGGCCGAAGGTGGCAACGAGAGAGGAGCACCGGGGCGACGCGACGCCGCGCCGCGCAGCCTCGTCGGCCACGGCATCCTTGACGCGCTTCAGGTCGTCTTTGGACAGCGTGAACGTGGCGAACAGCTGGTCGGCGGACATCTTGACGAACTGATACTCTTCACTGCTCGGCGCCGTCTGGAAAAAGACGTCGTACAGGCACCTTGGGTCGGCGAGGAGAGTCCGGTCGATGacaggcggcggcagcggcgcttcGGCGCCGCCGCCTCTGCAGGCGGCCGCCCAGGTGTGCAGGAAGTGCGTGGAGCCCGAGCCGTCGCAGGCGGCGTGGTGCACGGTGACGCCGATGGCGAGGCCTCGGTGCGCCGGAAGGAGCGTGACCTGAACGGCGAGCAGCCTGCCGCCCCCCGGCAGCGGCGGCACGAACGCGGCGATCTTGGCAACCTCCCGGGGCTTGTCGGTGGCGAGGGCGTCGAAGTGTGCGTCCGCGTCTTCGTCGTCGCACTCGGCGACGGTGAAGGTGACGGCGTCTCCCGGGCGGTAGTGCAGCTCGTAGCGGTCGGACGAGCCGGGGGTGAGGCGGACGCGGCCGGCGAGAGGGTAGAAGGAGCGGAGGGCTTGGTGCAAGGAGTCCCGGAGGTTGGAGATGATGGCGGCGACGTCAGCGTCGGGGCCGAGGCGGTAGAGAAAGAGGCGCTCGACGGGCAGGGACTGCAGCCAGAAGACGTCGAAGAAGGTGAGCGGGAGCGAGGTCTCCGGCGGTGACGGAGACGGAGGCACGAGG
The nucleotide sequence above comes from Miscanthus floridulus cultivar M001 chromosome 18, ASM1932011v1, whole genome shotgun sequence. Encoded proteins:
- the LOC136521436 gene encoding malonyl-CoA:anthocyanidin 5-O-glucoside-6''-O-malonyltransferase-like; amino-acid sequence: MAMAPDQQQPPAGAGASSTGSTSPCLRVHVHDTTLVPPSPSPPETSLPLTFFDVFWLQSLPVERLFLYRLGPDADVAAIISNLRDSLHQALRSFYPLAGRVRLTPGSSDRYELHYRPGDAVTFTVAECDDEDADAHFDALATDKPREVAKIAAFVPPLPGGGRLLAVQVTLLPAHRGLAIGVTVHHAACDGSGSTHFLHTWAAACRGGGAEAPLPPPVIDRTLLADPRCLYDVFFQTAPSSEEYQFVKMSADQLFATFTLSKDDLKRVKDAVADEAARRGVASPRCSSLVATFGLVWSCYQRAKESSGGGGAGEGPMAYMVFPVDHRSRMNPPLPDKYLGNCVGPAFPLAPKDELAAAGAGGLLSACAAVASSIDEAVCDIGTSSMDAWMDRLRELVPMGLLTVAGSPRFRVYDLDFGFGRPAKVDIVSVARTGAVAVAESRDGDGGIEVGVSLQPAAMERYTKCFADAIAWLHQRT